The Methylomicrobium agile genome has a segment encoding these proteins:
- the rpsK gene encoding 30S ribosomal protein S11, giving the protein MASPARTRKRIKKEVADGVAHVHASFNNTIITITDRKGNTLAWATSGGSGFRGSRKSTPFAAQVAAEKAGTIAQEYGMKNLDVMIKGPGPGRESAVRSLNNLGFKITNIVDVTPIPHNGCRPPKKRRV; this is encoded by the coding sequence ATGGCTAGTCCAGCTCGTACCAGAAAACGCATCAAGAAAGAAGTCGCTGACGGCGTCGCGCACGTTCACGCTTCGTTTAACAACACCATCATTACGATTACAGACAGAAAAGGCAATACGCTGGCTTGGGCTACCTCCGGCGGTTCGGGGTTTCGCGGGTCGCGTAAGAGCACTCCGTTCGCGGCGCAGGTTGCTGCGGAGAAGGCAGGCACCATCGCTCAGGAATACGGCATGAAAAACCTGGATGTAATGATCAAGGGCCCTGGCCCGGGTCGTGAGTCCGCTGTTCGTTCTCTGAACAACTTGGGTTTCAAAATTACCAATATTGTCGACGTGACTCCGATTCCTCATAACGGATGCCGTCCACCCAAAAAACGCCGCGTATAG
- the rpsM gene encoding 30S ribosomal protein S13, whose amino-acid sequence MARIAGINIPDHKHAEISLTAIYGIGRKTAQNICTEAGILPSVKIKELSEEQLDTLRNIISKMTVEGDLRREVSMNIKRLMDLGCYRGIRHRRGLPLRGQRTRTNARTRKGPRKPIKK is encoded by the coding sequence ATGGCGCGTATTGCCGGGATAAATATACCAGATCATAAGCATGCGGAAATTTCATTGACCGCAATTTATGGCATTGGCCGTAAAACAGCGCAGAATATTTGCACTGAAGCGGGCATTTTGCCATCTGTTAAAATCAAGGAACTGTCCGAAGAACAGTTGGATACGTTGCGGAACATCATTTCCAAGATGACCGTCGAGGGTGATTTGCGTCGTGAAGTTTCGATGAATATCAAACGCTTGATGGATCTCGGTTGCTATCGCGGAATACGGCATCGCCGTGGTTTGCCGCTCAGAGGACAAAGGACGAGAACGAATGCGCGTACTCGTAAAGGTCCCCGCAAACCGATCAAGAAATAA
- the rpmJ gene encoding 50S ribosomal protein L36 — MKVRASVKAICRKCKIVKRNGVVRVICEDANHKQRQG; from the coding sequence ATGAAAGTCCGAGCTTCGGTTAAAGCAATTTGCAGAAAATGCAAAATCGTAAAAAGAAATGGCGTCGTTAGAGTGATTTGTGAAGACGCTAATCACAAACAACGGCAAGGTTAA